gagtgaggggggatttggtagtagccttcaacttcctgaagggaggttccaaagaggatggagaaaggctgttctcagtggtggcggaTGGCAGATCTAAGAGCAGgttggtctcaagttacagtgggggaggtctaggttggaaattaggaaaaactatttccctaggagggtggtgacgcactggaatgggttacaaaCATCTGCTCGTCCCTTGAGCAGCCCCGCACACACAAGGAAACCAGCTGCCATTTCCAGCGGATCCGACACAGCTGACACCCAGCGCACACTCGCCACACAGCGTAGACCAGACAGCCGACGGGGTGGGGTGCTGAGCAGCTTCAGGAATGCAAGCAGGCCGTGCTGGCCACTGGGTTAAATGATGCAGGGGGAAAAGTGAGCAGCCTGCCTGTTGTGTTACGTGCACATGTCCAGGCCCCTGGTTAAATAAATAACCAAAGAGCAGTGTTTTCTCCTGCAgagcgtctgtctgtctgtcttgtaATAATGGCAAATGAGGCCCTGGCCCACGGATTGTTCCAGCTGTCAGGGCTCCATCCCAACCAAGGCAGCTCCCCGGAGAGCACCAGGtccggggcggggtggggggagcccggTGTGCCCCGTACCCGCAAGCTACGCGCGTGCGGCTGCTTGGGAGATTCCTTTGCCACCCAGCTGAGTTGCAGAGCGCCAGCAGGCAGGTTTTGTTTCTCTCAGTGGTGCACAGCCACATGTGTGGGGGACACGTGTAGCTGTGTGCCTTGCCCTGGGAAAGCCTGCCTTGGAAAGGGTAGAAAATCGGAAGTCCCTCGGCCAGCAAGGCTGGAAATCTCCTCCTCCCAGCGTGCCTCAGAAGGGTGGGGGCTTCCAGGAACAGCACTGAACTCTTCTATAAACACAGAAAGCAGCTTCCAGGCAGCTCACTTAGCGCTCAGCACCCTGCCTTTCCTGTGGGACGGAGCCGTCTGAGCCCCCGGGAAGCGGTgaccccagccccatggctcAGCTTCTCTTGCTCCTGGCCTGGGGTGTGCTGACAACTCTGACAGGTAAGGGACTGATCGCCCTCCCACACAGCCGCTAGTGTGGCTGCTGGCATCCACCACACTGTATGCGTGTGTCTACtagtgtgcgtgtgtctgtgtgtcccgacATGTccgctgtgtgtgtgtacacagccTGTGTGActacagtatgtgtgtgtgtgcctccaCCGgtcacttgtgtgtgtgtttcaacaGTCTGTGTCTGCGTTTGTCCACTGTGTCTCTGTGTATGCGTGTGTGCTAAAAGTTTCCAGACACACAAACCATATTCCACTCTTGTGAATCCTGTTGCTATGCTGCCCTTGCCCTCCCCCAGAGTCACTCGGGGCCCACGCTGGCAGCAGAGAGTGGGATCAGGGCCCGTGTGTGAGGCTGGTGAAGGGCGGGATCTCCAGGGGCTGAGCTCCTCCCTTCCTGTGTGTTTCGCATGCTGCTTTGCCATGCACATGCCCTAGAGACTCAACGTGACGGGCGGGTTTCAGGGGCCGTGCAGGGCTCGTTCGAGGTGCACGTCTCGCCGGAAGCCCCCGTGGTGGAGCACGGAGGGTCCGTCTGGATAAACTGCAGCCACACGTGCGAAGATCCTGCTGCCCCGGGGGGCCTGGAGACCTCGCTCGCCAAAGCCAGCTCAAAACATGGACCCAGCTGGGTGGCCTTTCACCTCGTCAATATCCAGGAATGGGCATCGGCCCCTGTGTGCCACTTCGTGTGCCGAGGAGATTCGAGGCGTGCAACCGCAGCCCTCTCTGCTTACCGTAAGTGCCCCGGGCTCCCAGCTCTTGCCCCACTGAGACCTTCTGGCTGCCCTCAATGGGGCACTGACACCATCTGGCCCTGGGCAGAGgactggctgctttagggagcaGGAAATGGGGCACGGGCCTTTCCCCGCAAGGGACGCTGGCTCCGACCCACTGAGCCAGGCGGCGCCTGCGTGGAGCTGCCCTCTGGCAGCGGTTGGGTGGGACGAGTTGCTGGGCCTCACTGGAGGCAGCCATCCACGTCCAGACCTCCTGCCCATTAGCACTCCTGCCAGCCGGGCGGCAAGTCTGCGCGTGGCTCTGGCCGCCAGTGGGTCCCCTCCGGGGCAGGACTCTGCTCGTGGGGAGCTTCCCTGGGGCTCCGCCTGCCTGGGGTGCAGCGATGCACGTTCCAGCACCTTTCCGCAGCCCCCGGGTCATAAGGGAACCAATTAACCCACCTTTGGgtccttcctcctctgcctccaggggCGCCAGAGCAGGTGGTGCTGGAGCCGCTCCCAGTGATGGAGGTGGGCCGGGCCTATAACCTAACGTGCTGGGTTCTGAGCGTGGCTCCCGTCAAACACCTCACCGTGACCCTCTGCCAGGGGGGCTGGACCCTGCACACGGAGACCTTCCAGCACCACACCGGGGCCGAACCCAGCAACATCACGGTGACCCAAGAGATAacccctctgcgatgggaccatGGGCAGCAGGTCAGCTGCCACGCGGACCTGGACCTGACACTGCATGGGCCGCTTATCCAAAAGAGCAGCTCTGCCATGGAGCTCCAGGTGTATGGTGAGTCCCTGCATGGTCCGGGCACCAGCCCCCGCTACTGGTGCCAGACACTGCTCAGCTGAGCGCCAGACACCGCTCCAGACAGGTACAGACACCGCTCCGGCCGGGTACAGACACCGCTCCGGCCGGGTACCAGACACCGCTCCAGACAGGTACAGACACCACTCCGGCCAGGTACAGACACCGCTCTGGCCGGGTACCAGACACCGCTCCGGCCGGGTACCAGACACCGCTCCAGACAGGTACAGACACCGCTCTGGCCGGGTACCAGACACCGCTCTGGCCGGGTACCAGACACCGCTCTGGCCGGGTACGGACACCGCTCTGGCCGGGTACGGACACCGCTCCGGCCGGGTACGGACACCGCTCCGGCCGGGTACCAGACACCGCTCCGGCCGGGTACCAGACACCGCTCCGGCCGGGTACAGACACCGCTCCGGCCGGGTACAGACACCGCTCCGGCCGGGTACCAGACACCGCTCCGGCCGGGTACCAGACACCGCTCCGGGCACCAGATACCACAAACTGGACACCAGACACCGCTCCAGCCGGGTACCAGACACTGCTCCGGCCGGGTACCAAACACTGCTCCGGGCACCAGATACCACAAACTGGACACCAGACACCGCTCCAGCCGGGTACCAGACACCGCTCCGGGCACCAGATACCACAAACTGGACACCAGACACCGCTCCAGCCGGGTACCAGACACTGCTCCGGCCGGGTACCAAACACTGCTCCGGCTGGGTACCAGACATCGCTCAGCTGGGCACCAGACACTGCTAGGCCGGGCACCAGACACCACTCAGGCCGGGCACCAGACACTGTTCTGGGTGCTGGCAGCTCAGCAGAGTCATGGCAGTTGCCAGCACTGCCCAAGCGccaggctcccattggcttttTCTGACTCCCCAGATGCATGCACCCCTGCCCACCAAGGGGGCGTTCAATGCTCCCCTGCCAGGGTGGATTCCCTGCTGTCCTGAGCCCACTGCTGGTCCCAGCTTGCGGTCTGAGATATCTGCTCCTCTATAGGGTTTTTAGCGACTAGTCCCCAGTAAACATAAGTTTATCAGGTTGCTGACTGGAGTATCGACTCCTCACTTTCGCAGAGCCCTAGGGTGGCTCCCGGAGCTAgcttgagctgggactgctcagtcccatctcgagctggctcctggagctaccttgctgtggctctgcagagcagcacttaGCGACTAATCGTAGTCCATACAAATTGTGGCAACTGCACGATTATCCAGATAACCACATTTTAACGTCCTTACTCCCCGGGGGTTGAGAAAACCAGGCTCACCCCTCGTGCAGACTGAGGTGTCTCCTACTCTTTGCACTACTTGCTAGTCCCAGCCAGCACCACCAGGCCCAGCTACCCATCCCCTGCCATTGGGGCTGGTGTCTCATACCCAGTGCACGCCAGGGCAGGGTTCCCAGCTTTATAAAGGGCTGCCCGCCAGCACCCAGGCCCTGCCTCGAGGGGGACGTACGGTCACATTCCCAAAGGGATGGGCTTATGGGTGCCATTTATGGGGGGTTGAGGGGGGCAGTAGTCCCTCCTCCTGAGTTTGCATCCCTGGATTTCACACTCGagctctgcttaaagctgcatgccctgactccagaggcagttctgaAATGCAACAGtgtgagctgcttgcagctttgcctttgtgGCAGGGAGTTTATCATCAAAAGAGGAAGACAGATGATTAAGAATAGCAAAAAAACGATCATTCAAGTAATTAAGAGactgttagatcatcatgaaaacatcgCCAGGTACTTaaaagcatggggagggggggaagagaagaagtAGCAAGGAGTGTtctgctgggatttgaatttggacTAGTACTGTTAAACTGTtaaaaatgttcttgaaaagggggtaaatagtgagatgacaaaatttgcagatgatacaaaattactcaaagctgactgcaaagagttacaaagggagctcacaaaaccaggtgactgggcaacacaaaggcagatggaagtcagtgttgataagtgcaaagtaatgcgcATGGAAAAATATAAGCCCAACTATAGATGCAAAAATGatagggtctaaaatagctgttactgctcaagaaagagatcttggaatccttgtgaatagttccctgaaaacatctgctcaacgtGAAGAGGCAGTCTTTAAATACAaacaaccccccttcccccccacaaaaaaaaacttaacagaatattgggaatcattaggaaaggaatagagaataagacaaaaaataccttattgcctccatataaagtcatggtatgcccacatcttgaatactagtGTAGGCAGATCTGGTCACCCATTCTAAAAAAAATCTACTGGATTTGGAacaggtacagaaagggcaacagaaatgatcaggggtgaggaacagcttccatatgagaagagattaaaaagactgggactttccacgtggaaaagaaatgactaaaggatggGGGAAATGTGAGAGGTCTAGAACATCATGAACGGTGTGGGAACATAGACTATGAactgttatttactccttcactatCATAACATAAGAAGCTGACCCAATGAAATGTATAggaagcagttttaaaacaaacacaattattttttcacaattaacctatggaactctttgctggGAGATGATGGAAAGGCCCAAAGTGTAATAGGGTTCcactaagaacaaaataagttcaaggagcaCAGCTCCATCTACTAGTCAGaatgggcaggggtggggtctcgaccttctgtttgccagaaactgggaatgggcgacaggggagggatcataagATGTTTGTCTCTTCTGTTGATGCctttctgaggcacctggcactggccactgtgggcagacaggacactgggctagatggaccttaggtctcacccagcctggctgctctgaTCTTACACAGAGCTCAAATgtatctgcccctgctgtaacccactagccctttccagagctgagagcGAGCCCCGAGTCCTGACGgtcggtctctctctctcgctctgcaCTTGGGAAGAAAGTAAGCCCGTATGACAACAtgaaggctaaccagtgtccctgaAGTGTCAGAGCACCTTAGCGTTGGAGCAAAGAGGGGATCCTATTCATGGGAATTCGATACAGAGCTCCTGTCAGTTACCTGCTAAGTTATCTCCAAACACAAACCTACAATCTTCCTGTGCCTCAGTAGCCCTGGAAAGAGGCAatctgtgtgtgcggggggaggggggtgaatggAATCGGTCCCCcacatttgctgcttggcttgtactgagcacgCTCAGTAAGACGGTGGATGCCACTGTCCTcatctgcctcctgccctcccccatgctctcattctctccccaccccatcagGGCATGCACAGGTCGCCCCCCATACAAATCGGCAATGGCGCCCCTGGCTGGGCACAGGAACAAGGGCCAAGCGTAGGGCCTGACCCAGGATGGGACACTCCCCTCTGCTCACCTGtcagagggaagggggattgtcggaccccccagcagcatcactgGGGAACTAGGCCTCCCACGGTGGCAGGCTGCTGCTTGCCCTTCAGGAGGATGGCTACTTCCCCCTCTGCAGTCTTTCCCACTCCGTGCCCCTTCCCCtcagggcctggcctggccagggggagcagggcagcatGCACTCAGGACGGGCCTTTGGTGACAGCAGCCATGTCTGGAGGAACCAGGCGCTAGATGGGGCGTGGATGGGGCTGCAGAGGTTGAAGGTGGGTGCGGTTTGGGGATGGAGAGGCAGTTAGACAGGGGATGGGCAGGTCACTAGAGGAGCGCCGAGGGGCAGGGAGATACCCCATGGGTCTGCAGGACTAGGAAGTGGGGACAACAGGGGATTAGACACACAGGTTTGGAATTAAATCTGGAGCAAAAGGCATCCCAGCCCCTGTTGCGGCCACATCCCTGGACTTCCTCACTGGACCCAAGTGGCTCCCTGTGCTTCTGCCCCCGATGCTTCTTCTCACCCACAGGCCCCCCAAGATCCGAGCTCCCCCTACATGGAGGTGGGTGGGCAGCAAGATGACCGCCCACTGTGGGGCAGCTGGGCCAACCCCGCCAGAGAGCTTGGTTCAACCTGCCTTAGGGGGACAGGCTGCACCCCACCGTCAACCATGGCCGGTCTGAGGGGCCTTAGCCCCATGATACAGTTGTCTGCTGTGTGTCTGAGTCCTGCGCAAGCGTGTATGTAGAAGTGTGCAGTGTTACTCGGTGCCCATGCTGGCAGCAGAGAGTGGAATTGGGACCCATGTGTGAGGCTGGTGAAAGGGCCTCCTGGCCCCGCCAGGGAAAAGAGGTCTCCAGGAGCTGAGCTCATCCCTTGCTGCGTGTCTCACATGCTGCTTTGCCGTGCACATGCCCTGGACACGCAGCGTGACGGGCGGGTTGGGCCGTTTCAGGGGCCGTGCAGGGCTCGTTCGAGGTGCACGTCTCGCCGGAAGCCCCCTTGGTGGAGCACGGAGGGTCCGTCTGGATAAACTGCAGCCACACGTGCGAAAATCCTGCTGCCCCGGGGGGCCT
The nucleotide sequence above comes from Pelodiscus sinensis isolate JC-2024 chromosome 16, ASM4963464v1, whole genome shotgun sequence. Encoded proteins:
- the LOC102457841 gene encoding intercellular adhesion molecule 5-like produces the protein MAQLLLLLAWGVLTTLTGAVQGSFEVHVSPEAPVVEHGGSVWINCSHTCEDPAAPGGLETSLAKASSKHGPSWVAFHLVNIQEWASAPVCHFVCRGDSRRATAALSAYRAPEQVVLEPLPVMEVGRAYNLTCWVLSVAPVKHLTVTLCQGGWTLHTETFQHHTGAEPSNITVTQEITPLRWDHGQQVSCHADLDLTLHGPLIQKSSSAMELQVYGAVQGSFEVHVSPEAPLVEHGGSVWINCSHTCENPAAPGGLETSLAKASSKHGPSWVAFHLVNIQEWASAPVCHFVCRGDSRRATAALSAYRAPEQVVLEPLPVMEVGRAYNLTCWVLSVAPVKHLTVTLRQGGWTLHTETFQHHTGAEPSNITVTQEITPLRWDHGQQVSCHADLDLTLHGPLIQKSSSAMELQVYDGPRMDDSSCPRNRTWEVGTEQTFSCVALGNPPPAVVCAKDGVPFRTGVQWRVRSEDAGTYHCKASNAHGTASREVTVQVKDKFL